Proteins encoded by one window of Erwinia pyrifoliae DSM 12163:
- a CDS encoding VirK family protein has product MIRKTLLSALLAGACSYSVTALAALPTPLNDYQAVKSALSIGKPVTMVTTFDRCEGQRDGKPRSLKMIGGLQIASFLIPDDKYIVFSDYHQRLSDKEGAPQVEFTRYKIMPDNHLLIETKRYPTTASFPGEQQEKVFSPVSWNCKIGSGAQFFTAP; this is encoded by the coding sequence ATGATCAGAAAAACACTTCTTTCCGCTCTGTTAGCGGGTGCATGCAGTTACTCCGTGACTGCTCTTGCCGCATTACCCACCCCGCTTAATGATTATCAGGCGGTCAAATCAGCCTTGAGCATCGGCAAACCGGTCACGATGGTGACGACATTCGACCGTTGTGAAGGCCAGCGCGATGGCAAACCGCGCAGCCTTAAAATGATCGGCGGGCTGCAGATCGCCAGCTTCCTTATTCCCGATGATAAATACATCGTCTTTTCTGACTATCATCAGCGGCTAAGCGATAAAGAAGGCGCGCCGCAGGTGGAGTTTACCCGTTATAAAATCATGCCGGATAACCATCTGCTTATCGAAACCAAAAGATACCCCACCACGGCTTCATTCCCCGGCGAGCAGCAGGAAAAGGTCTTTTCCCCCGTCAGCTGGAATTGCAAAATTGGCAGCGGCGCGCAATTTTTCACCGCGCCATAA
- the ivy gene encoding Ivy family C-type lysozyme inhibitor, producing MKKTLIALFLSFTMLSAYAQSDLTVSSLATHNETKAAFEKMVGKHPLPRWVTEGGTHSQNRQVNIDGKHFLVLNACKPHDCAAQNIAVLYSAEAKKMAGVFSTRDDKASSQTLIWLNMDDDLSIDGKTVLLAALTGSLENHPDQFNFK from the coding sequence ATGAAAAAGACACTTATTGCACTATTCCTCTCTTTCACAATGCTGTCCGCTTACGCACAAAGCGACCTTACCGTCAGCAGTCTGGCAACCCACAACGAGACAAAAGCCGCATTTGAAAAGATGGTGGGAAAACATCCGTTGCCCAGGTGGGTAACGGAAGGCGGAACCCATTCGCAGAACCGGCAGGTCAATATTGACGGTAAGCATTTCCTGGTGTTAAACGCCTGCAAGCCGCATGACTGCGCGGCGCAGAATATTGCCGTGCTTTACTCTGCTGAAGCCAAAAAAATGGCCGGCGTGTTTTCTACCCGGGATGACAAAGCATCCAGTCAAACGCTGATTTGGCTGAATATGGATGACGACCTGTCCATTGATGGTAAGACGGTGCTCCTGGCTGCCCTGACGGGAAGTCTTGAAAACCACCCGGACCAGTTCAACTTTAAATAA
- the ampC gene encoding class C beta-lactamase: MKKKTRNRLLLCTTLAVTPWFSVVAAPMTQQQLTGLVDNTIKPLLEKQHIPGMAVAVLYKGQPQFFNYGVAETEHQRAVTQHTLFELGSVSKTFTGVAAGVAMQTGLINLNDRVAQHCPELNGAQWQKITLLNLATYTAGGLPLQLPDEVTDTASLQHYFQQWQPQWPAGTMRHYSNASIGLFGALAVKNSGLSFADYLNKSVFQPLKLTQTFITVPPSAQADYAWGYQDGQPVRVTPGMLGAEAYGVKSSTGDMVKYMQANINPASLSSDNKGLAMAIASAQRRYYRVGNMYQGLGWEMVNWPISPAGVIADSSNDIALKARPATALKAPQSAVASSWVHKTGSTNGFGAYIAFIPEKQLGIVMLANKNYPNPQRIAAAWQILQALDESK; this comes from the coding sequence ATGAAGAAAAAAACGCGCAATAGGCTTCTGCTGTGCACCACACTTGCCGTAACCCCCTGGTTTAGCGTCGTTGCTGCCCCAATGACGCAGCAGCAGTTAACCGGGCTGGTGGATAACACCATCAAACCCCTGCTGGAAAAGCAGCACATTCCCGGCATGGCCGTGGCGGTGTTGTATAAGGGGCAGCCGCAGTTTTTCAACTACGGCGTGGCGGAAACTGAGCATCAGCGGGCGGTAACGCAACATACCCTGTTTGAACTGGGTTCGGTGAGCAAAACCTTTACCGGGGTGGCGGCCGGCGTTGCCATGCAAACCGGGCTGATTAATCTCAATGACAGAGTGGCGCAGCACTGTCCTGAACTTAACGGCGCGCAGTGGCAGAAGATAACCCTGCTTAATCTGGCGACCTACACCGCAGGCGGCCTGCCGCTGCAGCTGCCGGATGAGGTCACCGATACAGCTTCTCTGCAACACTATTTTCAGCAGTGGCAGCCGCAGTGGCCAGCAGGCACCATGCGTCATTATTCCAATGCCAGCATTGGCCTGTTTGGCGCGCTGGCGGTGAAGAACAGCGGGTTAAGCTTTGCTGACTACCTGAATAAATCGGTGTTTCAGCCGCTGAAGTTAACCCAGACTTTTATCACGGTTCCGCCCTCGGCACAGGCCGATTATGCGTGGGGTTATCAGGACGGGCAGCCGGTGCGCGTCACGCCGGGGATGTTGGGCGCTGAAGCCTATGGGGTGAAATCCAGCACCGGGGATATGGTGAAATATATGCAGGCAAACATCAATCCGGCGAGCTTATCTTCTGACAACAAGGGATTAGCAATGGCTATCGCCAGCGCGCAAAGGCGTTATTACCGCGTCGGCAACATGTACCAGGGGCTGGGATGGGAAATGGTGAACTGGCCGATTTCCCCTGCTGGGGTGATTGCCGACAGCAGTAATGATATCGCACTGAAAGCAAGGCCAGCTACCGCGTTGAAAGCCCCTCAATCCGCCGTTGCTTCATCCTGGGTACATAAAACCGGCAGTACTAACGGCTTTGGTGCCTATATTGCTTTTATTCCCGAAAAGCAGTTGGGCATTGTGATGCTGGCCAACAAAAATTACCCTAATCCGCAACGCATAGCGGCCGCCTGGCAGATCCTACAGGCGCTGGACGAGTCAAAATAG
- the ampR gene encoding LysR family transcriptional regulator AmpR produces MMRSYIPLNSLRAFEAAARLLSFTKASRELNVTHAAISQQVKALEQHLKCQLFIRISRGLMLTAEGESLLPILNESFDRIASTLDRFSDGQMREKMKIGVVGTFAVGWLLARLADFRRLHPHIDLLLSTHNNHVDSLAEGLDYAIRYGNGAWQGTASHFLCDAPLSPLCCPALGAQLRAPGDLHSFTLLRSYRRDEWSTWFSAAGERIPSPSQHIMMFDSSLTMLEAAQAGAGIALAPPTMFSHLLNSGRIVQPFSQSVSLGGYWLTRLQSRTETAAMRDFRAWLLATIATESSSRPCG; encoded by the coding sequence CTGATGCGTTCATATATCCCGCTGAATTCGCTGCGAGCCTTTGAAGCGGCTGCCCGATTATTAAGTTTTACTAAGGCTTCCAGAGAATTGAACGTGACGCATGCCGCCATCAGTCAGCAGGTGAAGGCGCTGGAACAACACCTGAAATGTCAGCTGTTTATCCGTATCTCACGGGGCCTGATGCTGACCGCTGAAGGAGAAAGCCTGCTGCCGATCCTCAACGAATCCTTTGATCGCATTGCCAGTACGCTGGATCGTTTCTCCGACGGTCAGATGCGCGAAAAGATGAAAATTGGCGTGGTCGGCACGTTCGCCGTTGGCTGGCTGCTGGCGCGCTTGGCGGATTTTCGCCGCCTGCATCCACATATTGACCTGCTGCTGTCAACGCACAATAACCACGTTGATAGCCTGGCCGAAGGTCTGGATTACGCGATACGTTATGGCAACGGTGCCTGGCAAGGCACAGCGTCGCACTTTCTGTGCGATGCGCCGCTTTCCCCGCTGTGTTGCCCGGCGCTGGGCGCACAGCTGCGCGCGCCGGGCGATCTGCATAGCTTTACCCTGCTGCGCTCTTATCGCCGCGATGAGTGGTCCACCTGGTTTTCTGCAGCAGGTGAACGCATCCCCTCTCCCTCCCAACACATCATGATGTTCGACTCGTCGCTGACCATGCTGGAGGCTGCGCAGGCAGGGGCGGGGATTGCGCTGGCACCGCCGACGATGTTTAGCCATCTGCTGAACAGCGGGCGCATCGTGCAGCCGTTCAGCCAAAGCGTCAGCCTGGGCGGATACTGGCTAACCCGCCTGCAATCGCGCACCGAAACCGCCGCCATGCGTGATTTTCGTGCATGGCTGCTGGCAACAATAGCGACTGAAAGTTCGTCCCGCCCTTGTGGTTAG